In Primulina huaijiensis isolate GDHJ02 chromosome 6, ASM1229523v2, whole genome shotgun sequence, a single window of DNA contains:
- the LOC140979101 gene encoding uncharacterized protein, translating to MTVDKVKIVLEKLKAAQDRQKSWADLKRRPVEFNVGEKAYVKVSPMRGVFRFSNAGKLNPRYVGPFEILKKVGTLACRLALSPSMSRIHNVFHVSQLRRYIPDPSHVLEVGPLLTEGNLGEGLKYEEVPIRIVDTKEQVLRRRTIPYVKVQWSNHTEREATWEVKEKMRKEYPYLFDYCATPEGYPICTEK from the exons ATGACAGTGGACAAGGTCAAAATTGTCCTAGAAAAGctcaaggcagctcaagacCGACAGAAGAGCTGGGCCGATCTTAAAAGAAGGCCTGTAGAGTTCAACGTGGGCGAGAAGGCTTATGTGAAAGTCTCGCCTATGAGAGGTGTTTTCCGATTCAGTAATGCCGGGAAACTGAACCCTCGATATGTTGGACCATTCGAAATCTTGAAAAAAGTGGGCACGCTAGCATGCAGGCTGGCACTGTCACCAAGCATGTCAAGAATCCACAACGTGTTTCACGTGTCCCAACTGAGGAGGTACATTCCAGACCCAAGTCACGTGTTGGAAGTAGGACCACTCTTGACCGAAGGAAACTTGGGAGAAGGActgaaatacgaagaagtccccATAAGAATCGTGGACACCAAGGAACAAGTTCTTAGGCGACGTACTATTCCCTACGTCAAAGTGCAGTGGTCCAACCACACTGAgcgagaagcaacttgggaagtTAAAGAGAAGATGCGAAAGGAATATCCCTACCTATTTG ACTATTGCGCTACTCCGGAGGGCTATCCAATATGCACCGAAAAATAG